In one window of Paenarthrobacter nicotinovorans DNA:
- a CDS encoding MFS transporter: protein MRNGIQTSTPAGLGRRHLLLLAVVAGFMVSNLYYGQPLLERIGADVGIPVAGVGWVVASAQAGYLLGLVLVVPLGDLVNRRALIALQIGATSAGATAVALASSPAALLVGFLLLGLASSVVQTIVAFTAASSTPAQRGGNIGTVTAGVVSGIILARTVAGGMTDLWGWRSVYVLAAGAGAVLAVAVFRALPSDNRDRGEVRYWRPVCSVVVLTRNNPVFRTRALITMLLFASFGVLWSGMSLLLGSPAWNLPPGAIGLFGLAGLVGILAASKAGAAADRGWGQRVTGVSLAALLGSWLALSMGSWSLLWFIAGIIVLDAAVQAVHVSSQTMIVAGAEESASSIIGSYMVFYSVGSAAGAAAVAPVFDAWGWAGASVLGAVFVLLALAVWGADRVRHAKKPAGLVRNSQG, encoded by the coding sequence ATGAGGAACGGCATTCAGACAAGCACCCCGGCGGGACTGGGCCGTCGTCACTTGCTGTTGCTCGCCGTCGTCGCCGGGTTCATGGTGTCGAACCTCTACTACGGACAACCCCTGCTTGAACGCATCGGAGCGGATGTGGGAATTCCTGTTGCCGGCGTGGGCTGGGTGGTGGCGTCGGCCCAGGCCGGGTATCTCCTCGGCCTGGTCCTCGTGGTGCCGCTGGGTGACTTGGTGAACCGCCGGGCACTCATCGCCTTGCAGATCGGGGCCACCTCGGCAGGAGCCACGGCCGTAGCCCTGGCGTCCTCCCCGGCTGCCCTTCTCGTCGGCTTCTTGCTCCTGGGCCTGGCATCGTCCGTCGTGCAGACCATCGTGGCGTTCACCGCCGCCTCAAGCACCCCCGCGCAAAGGGGAGGAAACATCGGAACCGTCACTGCCGGCGTCGTGAGTGGCATCATCCTGGCGCGGACAGTGGCGGGAGGCATGACGGATCTCTGGGGTTGGCGCTCGGTCTACGTCCTCGCGGCCGGAGCTGGGGCGGTCCTCGCCGTCGCGGTCTTCCGTGCCCTGCCGTCCGACAACCGCGACCGGGGAGAGGTGCGCTACTGGCGGCCCGTTTGCTCCGTCGTCGTGCTGACCCGGAACAATCCCGTATTCCGCACCCGGGCCCTGATTACCATGCTGCTCTTTGCGTCCTTCGGCGTGCTGTGGAGCGGTATGTCGCTGCTCCTGGGCAGCCCGGCCTGGAACCTGCCTCCGGGTGCTATCGGGCTCTTCGGGCTGGCCGGGCTCGTGGGGATACTGGCGGCGTCCAAAGCCGGTGCTGCGGCGGACCGTGGCTGGGGGCAGCGCGTCACAGGGGTGAGTTTGGCGGCGCTCCTGGGTTCATGGCTCGCCTTGTCCATGGGAAGTTGGTCGCTGCTGTGGTTCATCGCCGGAATCATCGTCCTCGACGCCGCTGTCCAGGCTGTCCACGTCAGCAGCCAGACCATGATCGTGGCCGGGGCTGAAGAGTCAGCCAGCAGCATTATTGGGAGCTACATGGTGTTCTATTCAGTAGGCAGCGCGGCTGGGGCTGCGGCTGTAGCGCCGGTGTTTGACGCCTGGGGCTGGGCTGGAGCCAGCGTGCTCGGGGCGGTCTTCGTATTGCTTGCGCTCGCGGTGTGGGGTGCGGACAGGGTCCGGCACGCCAAGAAGCCGGCGGGCTTGGTTCGCAACAGCCAAGGTTAG
- a CDS encoding winged helix-turn-helix transcriptional regulator codes for MLQPIDMDWTDPECPVARAADLVGDKWTLLIIRDSLDGKRRFSEFQKSLGVAKNILSDRLRLLVDRGILARIPNDRGTRSEYELTSAGLDLFTLILSLRQWGERNAFGTNERHSVLVTPATGQPVPQLRPLGPDGSELQPRETLVVKVGHPAP; via the coding sequence ATGTTGCAACCAATCGACATGGACTGGACAGACCCCGAGTGCCCCGTCGCCAGGGCGGCTGACTTGGTAGGCGATAAGTGGACCTTGCTGATCATCCGGGACTCACTGGACGGCAAACGGCGGTTCTCGGAGTTCCAGAAGTCCCTGGGCGTGGCCAAGAACATCCTCTCGGACCGCCTGCGACTCCTAGTGGACAGGGGGATCCTCGCCCGGATTCCCAACGATCGAGGAACACGGAGCGAGTACGAACTCACAAGTGCCGGGCTCGACCTCTTCACGCTGATCCTCAGCCTCCGGCAATGGGGCGAGCGGAACGCCTTCGGCACCAACGAACGCCACTCCGTCTTGGTCACCCCGGCCACGGGTCAGCCGGTGCCGCAGCTTCGCCCCCTGGGCCCGGACGGCAGCGAGCTCCAGCCCCGGGAGACGCTGGTGGTCAAAGTGGGCCATCCGGCACCGTGA
- a CDS encoding phosphatase PAP2 family protein, with the protein MTTEGNGPAEKGIRGEVHQDRFVAGQDLTRWKSPAGRTLARGAEWVTGLLGPYAALIITLAVGLGVTLTLAWAFGEVYESVTEADGVAGFDHPVLDAAKSVRSPAADAAITAYTNVGGTVGMPIIAVGIMIFLATRRRSWTPVILMLAAGLGSLVITILGKPIFGRTRPDQADAIPPYEHSASFPSGHSLNSIVIAGIVAYLIILRLNTTRARVVTVVVAAAFAFTMGLSRVYLGHHWLTDVLAAWAIGIAWLALVITAHRLYLTVRTRRHREVVS; encoded by the coding sequence GTGACGACTGAAGGAAACGGGCCCGCAGAAAAGGGCATCCGGGGCGAGGTGCACCAGGACCGCTTCGTTGCCGGACAGGACCTGACGCGCTGGAAGTCCCCCGCCGGCCGGACCTTGGCCCGGGGCGCCGAATGGGTCACCGGACTCCTGGGCCCATATGCCGCACTCATCATCACCCTGGCGGTGGGCCTGGGTGTCACCCTGACGTTGGCCTGGGCGTTCGGCGAGGTGTATGAGTCAGTGACCGAAGCGGATGGGGTCGCAGGCTTCGACCACCCCGTTCTGGATGCTGCCAAGTCGGTCCGGTCCCCCGCTGCGGACGCGGCCATCACGGCCTACACAAATGTCGGCGGCACTGTGGGCATGCCCATCATTGCCGTGGGCATCATGATCTTCCTGGCCACACGGCGCCGCTCATGGACACCCGTCATCCTGATGCTCGCGGCCGGACTGGGCTCCCTGGTGATCACCATCCTGGGCAAGCCGATCTTCGGCCGGACCCGCCCCGACCAAGCCGACGCAATTCCGCCCTATGAGCATTCAGCCTCCTTCCCCAGCGGACACTCCCTGAACTCGATCGTGATCGCAGGCATCGTGGCATACCTGATCATCCTGCGGCTCAACACCACGCGGGCACGGGTGGTCACGGTGGTCGTGGCGGCAGCCTTCGCCTTCACCATGGGCTTGAGCCGCGTCTATCTTGGCCATCACTGGCTGACCGACGTTCTGGCCGCGTGGGCCATCGGCATCGCCTGGTTGGCCTTGGTCATCACCGCGCATCGGCTCTACCTGACAGTGCGCACGCGGCGTCATCGCGAGGTAGTCTCTTGA
- the uraD gene encoding 2-oxo-4-hydroxy-4-carboxy-5-ureidoimidazoline decarboxylase produces MELAVFNTADRDEAIRTLTPCLDISRWVETIVDARPYANVDELLGQAQRAAEPFTPAEVESAMAHHPRIGERPKAQTTEAAMSRSEQAGVDPGDSQTTAALAEGNRAYEEKFDRVFLIRAAGRSAQEMLAALQERLTHTPEEEDTIVAGQLREIALLRLSGLISEGVNA; encoded by the coding sequence ATGGAGCTTGCAGTATTCAACACGGCTGACCGGGACGAGGCCATCAGGACCTTGACCCCCTGCCTGGACATCAGCCGCTGGGTGGAAACCATCGTTGACGCGCGCCCCTACGCCAACGTCGACGAACTCCTGGGACAGGCCCAGCGCGCCGCCGAGCCGTTCACCCCTGCCGAAGTGGAGTCAGCCATGGCCCACCACCCACGGATCGGTGAACGACCCAAGGCCCAAACCACCGAAGCCGCGATGTCGCGTTCGGAGCAGGCCGGTGTGGACCCGGGTGACAGCCAGACAACAGCAGCGCTGGCCGAAGGCAACCGCGCGTACGAGGAGAAGTTCGACAGGGTCTTCCTGATCCGTGCTGCAGGCCGCAGCGCACAGGAGATGCTCGCCGCCCTCCAGGAACGCCTCACCCACACCCCCGAAGAAGAAGACACAATCGTGGCCGGCCAGCTGCGGGAGATCGCACTGCTGCGGCTCTCCGGACTGATCAGCGAAGGAGTCAACGCATGA
- the uraH gene encoding hydroxyisourate hydrolase, with translation MSVSQVTTHILDTGSGRPATGVAVVLYVRDGDDWTLVGKGETDTDGRIKNLGPERIPGGAYRLNFATGAYYEGLGTETFFPEVDLHFTVSDAGEHYHVPLLLSPFAFSTYRGS, from the coding sequence ATGAGCGTTTCACAAGTCACCACACACATTCTGGACACCGGTTCCGGCCGCCCGGCGACGGGTGTCGCCGTCGTGCTTTACGTCCGCGACGGCGACGACTGGACCTTGGTGGGCAAGGGCGAAACCGACACCGACGGCCGGATCAAGAACCTGGGCCCCGAACGGATTCCCGGTGGCGCCTACCGCCTGAACTTCGCCACAGGTGCCTACTACGAAGGCCTGGGCACGGAGACGTTCTTCCCGGAAGTGGACCTCCACTTCACAGTTTCCGACGCCGGCGAGCACTACCACGTGCCCCTGCTGCTGAGCCCGTTCGCGTTCTCGACGTACCGCGGCAGCTAA
- a CDS encoding IS30 family transposase has translation MVKLFPKAARTEFLDLVCAGMPVRTAARRVGAVHATGHNWWVQSGLMMTVNRGATGGLADPAPSVGGPGRALGLEERGMIQMGVRMGLSYAKIGALIGRDKSVVWREVKRHTSADGKYYASVAHAKAHQDRRRPKPFRLAKDEGLCRLVGVWMDDGWSPKLISSMLAYYFGDDQTMQVSHETIYQALYVQTRGNLRADLAEKLSLKRKQRIPHGTDRRANSPYKEAFKISQRPAEVQDRAVPGHWEGDLIIGANGTAIGTLVERSTRFTILLHLPGDHTAETVAAAMIREMASLPDHLRRSITWDRGTELADYAKIQTALDTTMYFCDPHSPWQRGTNENTNRLLRFWFEKGTDLSVHTPEDIRLVAAKLNRRPRPTLNLETPANRLNQLLQAA, from the coding sequence ATGGTCAAGTTGTTCCCCAAGGCTGCGCGTACTGAGTTTCTTGATTTGGTGTGTGCGGGGATGCCTGTTCGTACTGCTGCCCGGCGTGTCGGGGCGGTGCACGCTACCGGGCACAATTGGTGGGTTCAGTCTGGCCTAATGATGACCGTGAACCGGGGTGCTACCGGAGGTCTTGCCGATCCTGCTCCTTCAGTCGGGGGCCCTGGCCGTGCGTTGGGTCTGGAAGAGCGAGGCATGATCCAGATGGGTGTGCGGATGGGCCTCAGTTACGCGAAGATCGGCGCATTGATCGGGCGGGATAAGTCCGTAGTTTGGCGGGAGGTCAAACGCCACACGAGCGCGGACGGGAAGTACTACGCCTCGGTCGCTCACGCCAAAGCGCATCAGGACAGGCGCCGTCCCAAACCCTTCAGGCTGGCCAAGGACGAGGGTTTGTGCCGGCTGGTCGGCGTCTGGATGGATGACGGGTGGAGTCCGAAGCTGATCTCCTCGATGTTGGCGTATTACTTCGGTGACGATCAGACTATGCAGGTGAGCCACGAGACGATCTACCAGGCCCTTTACGTCCAAACCCGCGGGAACCTGCGGGCGGACCTGGCCGAAAAGCTCAGCCTGAAACGCAAACAACGCATCCCCCACGGCACTGACCGGCGCGCCAACAGCCCCTATAAAGAGGCCTTCAAGATCAGCCAACGTCCCGCCGAGGTCCAGGACCGGGCAGTGCCCGGGCATTGGGAAGGTGACCTCATCATCGGCGCCAACGGGACAGCGATCGGAACCTTGGTGGAACGCTCAACCCGGTTCACGATCCTGCTGCACCTGCCAGGGGACCACACCGCGGAAACCGTTGCCGCCGCGATGATCCGGGAGATGGCCTCCCTCCCGGATCACCTGCGCCGGTCGATCACCTGGGACCGCGGCACCGAACTGGCCGACTACGCAAAAATCCAGACCGCTCTCGATACGACGATGTACTTCTGCGACCCGCACTCGCCCTGGCAGCGCGGCACCAACGAAAACACCAACCGGCTCCTGCGGTTCTGGTTCGAGAAAGGCACTGACCTTTCAGTGCACACCCCCGAGGACATCCGCCTGGTCGCAGCGAAACTCAACCGCCGCCCCAGACCAACACTGAACCTCGAGACCCCAGCCAACCGGCTAAACCAGCTGCTACAAGCGGCCTAA